A DNA window from Portunus trituberculatus isolate SZX2019 chromosome 47, ASM1759143v1, whole genome shotgun sequence contains the following coding sequences:
- the LOC123520718 gene encoding ligand of Numb protein X 2-like isoform X1, with the protein MEASPEAGGVGGRCGRRRNCRTCGQQHQPHEPHLYDYIDEVDEDITCHICLQPLVTPLDTPCGHTFCRPCLLSYLTVQQSCPVDRKPLSQQLCSPSSLVLKKLLEKLKVKCPNEDHCTSEMQRGDLEDHLKYRCPGNWVSCPHTTSGCDYRGPPRSMSTHTASCPFKDHGTSVSRPPVLEGQITHLEVPRTHTSLGITIVGGSDTPLRCVVVQEVFPDGLVAQDGRLQPGDQIIEVDGVDMTSATHQAVCQALRRPNSVLRLGVYRERIEAQRALLSSPAPTTPVNQGPATHQPQPGEAMMVSLRKESNRQLGLKLGGRRTEPGIFVMEVLEGSVAAQDGRLHPHDRILAINGADVRYARLDHASTLIQESRYSVSLVVSRGSSVVDSPTGPEYQHLFRSPDPSLPALHWRTKSAPERLVPRLDCHHKDINKSLGDVTDSGTEEVGLSASCESLDGRRGFNGGMVIGGSLGSLGTGHQSNEGSLASLGSTLHQSSGSLSSAARCGVQEEDSTPPALPPRPRHALAHSRSNDQLAHSRSNDQLAHSRSNDQLAHSRSNDQLATPDSANSEGLREGRGVEDSPTQDATDGSINSRLKSRRSRDVSDISELSHGFSRSLRIEGAHLHQKTVTISKGSNESLGMRIGGGLGSNEGDTPIYIANINPQGPVGKSKQVKKGDVVLSVNGQSLVGLTHGQAVALLKATAELAGVTLSLLDGPETSQGSANFVPSWLFWQKLPRSLHVSKSVVLHRAPGASLGFSIVGGADPQRGTEPIHVLFVVQSSPAAADGKLRCGDRLLAVDGHSLEQVRHASAVALLKQAGQRVHLQVVSWLGTEL; encoded by the exons CCGCTGGTGACGCCCCTAGACACGCCGTGCGGCCATACCTTCTGCCGGCCGTGCCTTCTGTCATACCTCACCGTGCAGCAGAGTTGTCCCGTAGACCGCAAGCCTCTTTCCCAGCAGCTGTGCAGTCCGTCCTCCCTTGTGCTAAAGAA ACTCCTGGAGAAGCTGAAGGTAAAATGCCCCAACGAAGACCACTGTACCAGCGAGATGCAGCGAGGCGACCTGGAAGACCATCTCAAGTACAG GTGTCCCGGGAACTGGGTATCATGTCCCCACACCACCTCCGGCTGCGATTACCGTGGTCCCCCGCGCTCCATGTCTACCCACACCGCCTCCTGCCCCTTCAAGGACCACGGTACGA GTGTGTCGCGTCCACCTGTGCTGGAGGGACAGATCACACACCTGGAGGTTCCTCGCACGCATACCAGCCTCGGCATCACCATCGTGGGCGGCTCGGACACGCCACTG CGGTGCGTGGTGGTGCAGGAAGTGTTCCCGGACGGGCTGGTGGCGCAGGATGGCCGCCTTCAGCCTGGCGACCAGATCATTGAGGTGGACGGTGTGGACATGACCTCGGCGACCCACCAGGCCGTGTGTCAGGCCTTGCGGCGGCCCAACTCTGTGCTCCGGCTTGGCGTCTACCGCGAGAGGATCGAGGCACAGAGGGCGCTGCTGTCGTCCCCGGCACCAACCACCCCCGTCAACCAGGGCCCCGCCACACACCAGCCACAGCCAG GTGAAGCAATGATGGTGTCTCTGCGCAAGGAGAGCAACCGTCAGCTGGGACTGAAGCTTGGGGGACGCCGCACCGAACCAGGCATCTTTGTGATGGAGGTGCTGGAGGGCTCTGTGGCAGCACAGGACGGGCGCCTCCACCCGCACGACCGCATCCTGGCTATCAACGGCGCGGATGTGCGTTATGCTCGCCTCGATCACGCCTCCACCCTCATTCAGGAGAGCCGATACAGTGTGAGCCTCGTGGTGAGCCGCGGCAGCAGCGTGGTGGACAGCCCTACTGGTCCAGAATACCAGCATCTTTTCCGCTCCCCggatccctccctccctgcactTCACTGGCGCACCAAATCAGCCCCAGAACGCCTTGTTCCGCGCCTTGACTGTCATCACAAAGATATCAATAAAAGTCTTGGAGACGTAACTGACTCGGGCACCGAAGAGGTGGGTCTATCAGCCTCTTGTGAGTCTCTGGATGGACGAAGAGGCTTCAACGGAGGCATGGTGATCGGGGGTTCGTTGGGCTCACTGGGTACAGGACATCAGAGCAACGAAGGTTCTCTTGCCTCTCTGGGATCAACTTTGCACCAGAGTTCCGGAAGCCTTTCCTCGGCAGCGCGTTGCGGGGTTCAGGAGGAAGACTCCACACCCCCAGCACTGCCCCCACGACCTCGTCACGCCCTGGCTCACTCCCGCTCCAACGATCAGCTGGCTCACTCCCGCTCCAACGATCAGCTGGCTCACTCCCGCTCCAATGATCAGCTGGCTCACTCCCGCTCCAACGATCAACTCGCCACCCCGGATTCTGCCAACAGTGAAGGGCTGCGAGAGGGACGTGGCGTGGAGGACTCTCCCACACAGGACGCTACGGATGGCTCCATCAACAGCCGCCTGAAAAGTCGCCGTTCTCGGGATGTGAGCGACATCAGTGAGCTGAGTCATGGGTTTTCGCGCTCGCTTCGCATTGAAGGTGCTCACCTCCATCAGAAAACTGTCACGATCTCTAAG GGCAGCAACGAAAGTCTGGGAATGAGGATAGGCGGCGGGCTGGGTAGCAACGAGGGAGACACGCCCATATACATTGCAAACATCAATCCGCAAGGACCCGTTGGCAAATCTAAGCAAGTCAAG AAAGGGGACGTGGTGCTGTCGGTAAACGGACAGTCACTAGTGGGCCTGACGCACGGCCAGGCCGTGGCACTTCTGAAGGCCACGGCCGAACTGGCAGGTGTCACACTTTCGCTCCTGGATGGCCCCGAGACTTCACAGGGATCCGCAAACTTCGTACCGTCGTGGTTGTTCTGGCAGAAGCTTCCTCGTTCTCTGCACGTGTCGAAGAGCGTGGTGCTGCACCGTGCACCAGGCGCGTCGCTTGGCTTCAGCATTGTGGGCGGCGCCGATCCACAGCGAGGCACGGAGCCCATCCACGTGCTGTTCGTGGTGCAGTCGTCACCGGCAGCGGCCGACGGCAAACTGCGCTGCGGGGACCGGCTGCTGGCGGTAGACGGCCACTCGCTGGAGCAGGTGAGGCACGCCTCTGCCGTGGCCTTACTGAAGCAGGCTGGCCAGAGGGTGCACCTGCAGGTTGTGTCCTGGCTGGGCACGGAACTGTGA
- the LOC123520718 gene encoding ligand of Numb protein X 2-like isoform X2: protein MEASPEAGGVGGRCGRRRNCRTCGQQHQPHEPHLYDYIDEVDEDITCHICLQPLVTPLDTPCGHTFCRPCLLSYLTVQQSCPVDRKPLSQQLCSPSSLVLKKLLEKLKVKCPNEDHCTSEMQRGDLEDHLKYRCPGNWVSCPHTTSGCDYRGPPRSMSTHTASCPFKDHGVSRPPVLEGQITHLEVPRTHTSLGITIVGGSDTPLRCVVVQEVFPDGLVAQDGRLQPGDQIIEVDGVDMTSATHQAVCQALRRPNSVLRLGVYRERIEAQRALLSSPAPTTPVNQGPATHQPQPGEAMMVSLRKESNRQLGLKLGGRRTEPGIFVMEVLEGSVAAQDGRLHPHDRILAINGADVRYARLDHASTLIQESRYSVSLVVSRGSSVVDSPTGPEYQHLFRSPDPSLPALHWRTKSAPERLVPRLDCHHKDINKSLGDVTDSGTEEVGLSASCESLDGRRGFNGGMVIGGSLGSLGTGHQSNEGSLASLGSTLHQSSGSLSSAARCGVQEEDSTPPALPPRPRHALAHSRSNDQLAHSRSNDQLAHSRSNDQLAHSRSNDQLATPDSANSEGLREGRGVEDSPTQDATDGSINSRLKSRRSRDVSDISELSHGFSRSLRIEGAHLHQKTVTISKGSNESLGMRIGGGLGSNEGDTPIYIANINPQGPVGKSKQVKKGDVVLSVNGQSLVGLTHGQAVALLKATAELAGVTLSLLDGPETSQGSANFVPSWLFWQKLPRSLHVSKSVVLHRAPGASLGFSIVGGADPQRGTEPIHVLFVVQSSPAAADGKLRCGDRLLAVDGHSLEQVRHASAVALLKQAGQRVHLQVVSWLGTEL from the exons CCGCTGGTGACGCCCCTAGACACGCCGTGCGGCCATACCTTCTGCCGGCCGTGCCTTCTGTCATACCTCACCGTGCAGCAGAGTTGTCCCGTAGACCGCAAGCCTCTTTCCCAGCAGCTGTGCAGTCCGTCCTCCCTTGTGCTAAAGAA ACTCCTGGAGAAGCTGAAGGTAAAATGCCCCAACGAAGACCACTGTACCAGCGAGATGCAGCGAGGCGACCTGGAAGACCATCTCAAGTACAG GTGTCCCGGGAACTGGGTATCATGTCCCCACACCACCTCCGGCTGCGATTACCGTGGTCCCCCGCGCTCCATGTCTACCCACACCGCCTCCTGCCCCTTCAAGGACCACG GTGTGTCGCGTCCACCTGTGCTGGAGGGACAGATCACACACCTGGAGGTTCCTCGCACGCATACCAGCCTCGGCATCACCATCGTGGGCGGCTCGGACACGCCACTG CGGTGCGTGGTGGTGCAGGAAGTGTTCCCGGACGGGCTGGTGGCGCAGGATGGCCGCCTTCAGCCTGGCGACCAGATCATTGAGGTGGACGGTGTGGACATGACCTCGGCGACCCACCAGGCCGTGTGTCAGGCCTTGCGGCGGCCCAACTCTGTGCTCCGGCTTGGCGTCTACCGCGAGAGGATCGAGGCACAGAGGGCGCTGCTGTCGTCCCCGGCACCAACCACCCCCGTCAACCAGGGCCCCGCCACACACCAGCCACAGCCAG GTGAAGCAATGATGGTGTCTCTGCGCAAGGAGAGCAACCGTCAGCTGGGACTGAAGCTTGGGGGACGCCGCACCGAACCAGGCATCTTTGTGATGGAGGTGCTGGAGGGCTCTGTGGCAGCACAGGACGGGCGCCTCCACCCGCACGACCGCATCCTGGCTATCAACGGCGCGGATGTGCGTTATGCTCGCCTCGATCACGCCTCCACCCTCATTCAGGAGAGCCGATACAGTGTGAGCCTCGTGGTGAGCCGCGGCAGCAGCGTGGTGGACAGCCCTACTGGTCCAGAATACCAGCATCTTTTCCGCTCCCCggatccctccctccctgcactTCACTGGCGCACCAAATCAGCCCCAGAACGCCTTGTTCCGCGCCTTGACTGTCATCACAAAGATATCAATAAAAGTCTTGGAGACGTAACTGACTCGGGCACCGAAGAGGTGGGTCTATCAGCCTCTTGTGAGTCTCTGGATGGACGAAGAGGCTTCAACGGAGGCATGGTGATCGGGGGTTCGTTGGGCTCACTGGGTACAGGACATCAGAGCAACGAAGGTTCTCTTGCCTCTCTGGGATCAACTTTGCACCAGAGTTCCGGAAGCCTTTCCTCGGCAGCGCGTTGCGGGGTTCAGGAGGAAGACTCCACACCCCCAGCACTGCCCCCACGACCTCGTCACGCCCTGGCTCACTCCCGCTCCAACGATCAGCTGGCTCACTCCCGCTCCAACGATCAGCTGGCTCACTCCCGCTCCAATGATCAGCTGGCTCACTCCCGCTCCAACGATCAACTCGCCACCCCGGATTCTGCCAACAGTGAAGGGCTGCGAGAGGGACGTGGCGTGGAGGACTCTCCCACACAGGACGCTACGGATGGCTCCATCAACAGCCGCCTGAAAAGTCGCCGTTCTCGGGATGTGAGCGACATCAGTGAGCTGAGTCATGGGTTTTCGCGCTCGCTTCGCATTGAAGGTGCTCACCTCCATCAGAAAACTGTCACGATCTCTAAG GGCAGCAACGAAAGTCTGGGAATGAGGATAGGCGGCGGGCTGGGTAGCAACGAGGGAGACACGCCCATATACATTGCAAACATCAATCCGCAAGGACCCGTTGGCAAATCTAAGCAAGTCAAG AAAGGGGACGTGGTGCTGTCGGTAAACGGACAGTCACTAGTGGGCCTGACGCACGGCCAGGCCGTGGCACTTCTGAAGGCCACGGCCGAACTGGCAGGTGTCACACTTTCGCTCCTGGATGGCCCCGAGACTTCACAGGGATCCGCAAACTTCGTACCGTCGTGGTTGTTCTGGCAGAAGCTTCCTCGTTCTCTGCACGTGTCGAAGAGCGTGGTGCTGCACCGTGCACCAGGCGCGTCGCTTGGCTTCAGCATTGTGGGCGGCGCCGATCCACAGCGAGGCACGGAGCCCATCCACGTGCTGTTCGTGGTGCAGTCGTCACCGGCAGCGGCCGACGGCAAACTGCGCTGCGGGGACCGGCTGCTGGCGGTAGACGGCCACTCGCTGGAGCAGGTGAGGCACGCCTCTGCCGTGGCCTTACTGAAGCAGGCTGGCCAGAGGGTGCACCTGCAGGTTGTGTCCTGGCTGGGCACGGAACTGTGA